The nucleotide window GTAGAAGAAACCTCGATCGCCGAAGCCCAATCGTTGTTCGATACCAACGTGTGGGGTGCCCTGCGTACGGCACAAGCGGTACTGCCGCATATGCGTGAGCAGCGTTCGGGAAGAATCGTCAACGTCAGCTCGGTACTGGGTTTTCTTCCTGCGCCGTACATGGGCCTCTACTCGGCATCCAAGCACGCTATAGAGGGGATGTCCGAGACGCTGGATCATGAGGTGCGCAAGTTTGGCGTCCGCGTGGTGTTGGTCGAGCCGTCATTCACCAGGACCAACCTGGATCTCAATGCGCCGCAAACGACTGGCAGAATTCCGGCCTATGAAAAAGACCGCGATACAGTGACTCGCGCGATCATTAAAAGTGTCCAGGGCGCACCAGGCCCCGATGGTGTGGCGGCGACGATTGTCGAGGCTGCCTTGGGCGCGTGGAAAATGCGCCGCACGCCTAAAGGCGAGGCCTCTCTTCTGCGCAAACTGCGCCGTTTCATGCCGGCGGGCCCTGTCGACTCCAGCTTGAGAAAAACATTTGGCCTGAGTTGAACGCATGCCTGCGAGCAGTGACGACCGTAGGGAAGGATTGGTTG belongs to Pseudomonas sp. B21-028 and includes:
- a CDS encoding oxidoreductase, with translation MSNAKVVLVTGVSSGIGRATAQLFVRQGCQVFGSVRSITQSAPLPGVELVEMDVRDDASVQRAIETVIVQAKRIDVLINNAGGSLVGSVEETSIAEAQSLFDTNVWGALRTAQAVLPHMREQRSGRIVNVSSVLGFLPAPYMGLYSASKHAIEGMSETLDHEVRKFGVRVVLVEPSFTRTNLDLNAPQTTGRIPAYEKDRDTVTRAIIKSVQGAPGPDGVAATIVEAALGAWKMRRTPKGEASLLRKLRRFMPAGPVDSSLRKTFGLS